The region AAAAAAAAGTGAATTTGCGTGGCGTGTATGACGTCAAAATTTATCAAGGACCTGATCGCCTTTATGAAGATCATGACGATCACGTCGCACGCGATCCCCGCGAACAAAGCCCGCCGGAAAAAGACTTTCCCACCGACAAGGGACTTTGCACCGCCCCGCGGGTGGCCAGTGATTGCTGCAATTACAAAATCTATGACTCTTCCGTTAATAAAGAAGTGACCTACAAGGGGCCGAAGTCAGTTTTTTCCAATGAAACCACCGCACGTAATTGGGCCGCAAAACTGTATCCGCAACTTCCCTTCTTCTTACCTTTCAATGGCACGGAAGTATCGCTGATTCAAGGTTGGTACTATGACAGTGGGGAAGCCCATTCCGGTATAGACTCTTGGCGCGATACCGTCCAAGAAGGCGTCGATGTGGCGTTTGATATTGTCGCTGTGGCTCCGGGCCGAGTGATCACAAAACAGTGGGACAATTGGTTTGGCAACATCGTGGTGATTGAACACGTTGCTAAAAATGGCGCCAAATATCGCAGCATGTACATGCATCTGCGCAACGGCTACACGCACGACCTCAATGCCGCCAGTGCCATCATCGCCCTTGATCCCAATGCTAACGACAGTTGGGCTAAGTACGTGCGTTACACTCGGGCGCATACCAGCAACCTCTACTGGGGTGAGGAATCTCACACCATCGCCATCAATGTCGGCGACTGGGTTAATACCGGCCAATACATCGGCAAATCCGGCAACACCGGTGCGGGAGGCATTGGCACCGGCCTGAATGATGATGGCTCCCCGATGGACAGCGTGCGCGCCAACAACCACCTGCATTTCATGCTTGCCGTTCCCAGCCCCAAAAAATCTTCGGAGTGGATTTTCGTCGATCCTTTTGCCGTCTATGCGCAGATGAATACGGGCTGTTATGCGCCGTTAAAGGCCATTAACTTTCCAAGATTCTTTGCCCCATACTTTCCTGATTTTCACAACGTCAGTTGGAACTTAGTGGATTTTTACAAAGGCTATTACTCGAATATGGGGCTAGGATTGCAAAGTCTCAGCGTCTATAGTTCAAGTGGTTCCATCAAGGCGGCTGGCTCCTTCGATGAAAAAGTGACCGGTCCCTGGGCGGCGGAGGGCTGGCTTACTGCCAACGATTTCAATAAGGCCGTGCATGCCTATGACTTAAAAGGGTTGCGCCCGCGCGAATTGCAAGTGCAGGTTCATAACGGACAACCGCGACTCACGGCTCTTTGGCAACCCCATTTGGGCTTGCCCTACTATGTCTTCACCAACATGAACGATGCCGATTTTCAAACGAAATACGATTATCTCGTCGGCACGCAAGGGTATCGCATCGAAGACTACAGCGCATATCCCCTCGGCGGCACACGCCGTCACGCCGCTATTTTCGTGCAAGACGGACTGGAGTTCCAGCTTCTGCAGGGCCTGGATCAACCTCAATACCTGACAAAATCCAGTGAACTTCTTTTACAAGGTTGGAAATCGGTTTCGGTCACCGCCGGGACTTTCGCAAAGGGCGATAGATTCGGTGGCGTCTTGATGAAGATGCCGGGCGAATGGCAAACGGCTGTGGATCTGACCGGCGCCTCCTATCAAAATAAATATGATGAAATGAGTCAGCAGGGATTTCGTCTTTGGAAAGTTCAAGCCTATTCTGGCGGAACTAAGTTTGGCGCCATCTGGATGAAATAGCCGTTTGATACCCTTTGACGAGTCCGCGGTTTCTGTTTCAGAATTGGGCGATGGCAAAGGAACCGCAAGAACTAAAATGGGTGGAAGAACTTCTTCCTGAGGGCGATTATCGCAGAAAAGCGATGTTCGGTGGTTTCATTTATTATATCGACGAAAAAGCCGTTCTTTTAATTTTCGAAACTGAAGGTGGCAGCCGCACTTACAAAGGAAAAAAGTATGACTTCGATCTTTGGAACGGCTGCATGTTCCCCGTCGACAAAGAGTTTCAGGCAGAAGCCTTAAACCTCTGTCCCTTTTTAACTCCCCATCCGATTTTACCAAAATGGCTTTATTTACCCTTGCACACTGAAAATTTTGACGAGCACGTGACCACTGCTTTAAAGCAAGTTCTTCGGCCCCATAGTTTCTGGGGCAGTATTCCTAAAGCTAAAAATAAAAAGAAGGCCCCAAAAGACCCTTTACAGGAAGTCTCTGTCAGAATGGATACGCGTTACCCCCGCATGTTTTCTGACGAGCCCGCGGCAGAGGTCTTAAAAAGAGCCCACAAGATTTCTGATCTGAAAAATCTAGGCGCCGAAAGTGAAAAGCAATTTCATGCCGCTGGAATAAAAACAGCCCAGCAATTTATTAAACTTGGGTGGAAGAAAACGCTGCTGAAACTGATTGCCGTCCATCCCAAGCACCGCCACTCACTGTATGCCTATGCACTTATTGGGGCCCTAACGAACACCGAGTTCACCCAGATTTCACAAGCGGAAAAAGATGAAGCCCGTGAATTTGTGCGCAGCCTAAAGCCTGCAAAAAAACCGATAAAAAAGAAGTTCGTTAAAAAGAAATCTAAGCCGAAGTAATTCGCAAAATGGACGACAATACAATTCGAGTTCCATCTGACATGATCATGAATTCTTTTTTATTTTCCGTCACGAAATCCAAAATCTTGCCCGCACAAAGACCGGTGTCTGCAGCACCCACCTGGTAAGTCACTTTGACCGGATAACCCTTGACTGAAAGACTCTCCAACTCGTCGGTGAAGTCGCAGGTGATTTGGCCGCCTGGCGGTTTTAGATCAATCTGAATTTTTTCAGAGGATTTCCATTTCATAACGCCTGCCTGATTAAAACTATTTTCTTACCCAAAACTTTACCGCAAAAAAGCCCGTAGCGCTAAGCTTTCCGTATTAGTTTTCGGTTGCTCCTTCCCACAAGAAGACCTTAGCATCAACTTTAACCAAAGGAGTCTGATGATGAAATACAATTTCCGCCCTGGCACCCGCAATCGTATTACTGACGTGGATTCAATTCGCGTGGGACAGGCCGAAGACACACAAGTCTGGAGTGGCGTTTCTGTCATCCTCTTTGACACTCCGGCGGTGGCGGCCGTGGATGTGCGCGGTGGTGCGCCCGGGACACGCGATACCGACGCCCTCAACCCCAGTTGCCTTGTCGATCGCGTCGACGCCATCGTCTTAAGTGGCGGCTCAGTCTTTGGTTTGGGAGCTTCTTCGGCGGTCACAGACACGCTAGCGTCTCGGGGAATCGGCTTTCCTATCGGTCCCGCACGCGCACCGATTGTACCCAGCGCCGTTCTTTTCGACCTTTTGAATGGCGGCAATAAATCTTGGGGCGAAAAATCTCCCTATTGGAATTTGGGACGCTCCGCTTTGGATGCCGCCTCTTTAGATTTCAAATTAGGCAACGCCGGTGCTGGTTTTGGCGCAAAAGCCGGCCCCTTTAAAGGCGGCCTGGGAAGTGCTTCTTCCATCTCGGGGGATGGCTTGCAGATTGGCGCCATCGTCGCTGTAAATTGTGTTGGGAGCGCAGTGATGCCTGGTCAGTCCTCGTTCTGGGCGTGGCCTTTTGAACAAAACAATGAATTAGGTGGACAACCGATTCCGACATCTGCGATTGATTTCAACTCTGCCGCAGAGGCTTGGACAGGATCGCCATTGGACAGTCTGACAAACCAAGCGGGCGAGAATACAACCATCGGGGTTGTGGCGACCAACGCCCGCCTGACAAAGGCGGAAGCACAACGAGTGGCGATCATGGCCCAAGATGGTTACGCGCGCTCAATCCGTCCCGTGCATACGCCTTTTGATGGTGACACGGTTTTTGCCGCCTCGACAGGGACTTGGGGCGCCGACATTCAAGAGCGAGCAGATCTTGTCAATCGCATTGGTCTTGTCGCGGCAGATTGTCTAGCTCGCGCCGTGGCGCGCGGAGTTTATGAAGCCACCGCTTTGGGGGCACTGCCCGCCTATCGCGATGTTCACGGTAAAAATCTGCGGGTAAAATAGTGCTTTCGGGAGAATAAACATACTATGACTCTTCCATCCTATCCATGCACTTACATGCGAGGCGGCACCAGTCGAGCGTTGATATTTCAGGAAAGCGATCTGCCTGGTCATCGCGCGGATTGGGATGATATTTTTTTGCGGGCTCTTGGCAGTCCTGATGTTTATGGCAGACAGTTAAACGGAATGGGCGGAGGAATCTCGTCCCTTTCCAAAGTCGCTATTTTAAAACCCTCCTCTCGCGAAGATGCGGATGTTGAATACACCTTCGCACAAGTTTCCGTGACCGAAAGAAAAGTGGACTACAAAGGAAACTGTGGAAATATCAGTTCCGCCATCGGTCCCTATTGTGTCTTTAACAAATGGGTGAAAGGCGAAGGCTCTGAAGCGCACGTAAGAATTTTCAACACGAACACCCAGAAGGTTATCCATTCCCGCTTCCCTTTGCACAATGACGAAGTGATTTTTACAGGAGATCTGCAAATTCCGGGTGTCAGCGGAACCGGCGCGCCCATCCAATTGGAATTTTTAGATCCCGGTGGAGCCACCACAGGTCGGCTTTTACCGACGGGACAAACTCAGGACCTTCTGAAAACTTCCCAGGGACAAAGTCTTCGCGCCTCAATGATTGATGCGGCGAACGCCTGCGTCTTTGTCCTCGCAAAGGACCTTGGTCTTCGCGGCAACGAAGCGCCAGAAGAACTCAACCGACCCGACCTTTTACAAAAACTTGAAGACCTTCGTTTGCAAGCCTCGGTCACCATGGGCATTGCCGCCAACACGGAAGAGGCCAAACAATCCATTGCCATCCCCTATCTGGGCCTGGTTTCCGAAGCCTATGAAACAGGTATGGACTTTTCTTTGCGAGTCATCGCCAGTGGCCAACCTCATAAGGCCTTGCCGTTGACAGTTTCTCTTTGCGCGGCGGTGACGGCGAAGCTTCCGGGAAGTTTGATTTATGAAATTTTAAAAAGTAAGGATCAAAACGAAATCAGAATCGGCATGCCATCTGGTATTTTAACGTTAAATGCAAAAGTTGAAAAGAGGCATTCGCAGTGGGTTGCTTTAAGTGGAAGCTTCTATCGCACGGCGAAGATTCTTTTTACAGGAAGGGTCTATGTATAAAAACGATGTGGCTCCTGAACATACTGCGGTCCGTGTGGCTCTATGGCGTGCGCTTCATGTGCTCATCGATCCTCCGCCTCATGTCTTCACAGATGAAATCGGCGCACGCATTGTCGCAGAAAACGACTGGGGGCAAAGACAGGACATGGCTCCCGACTTTTCCAAGAGTATGCGCGCCTCTATCGTCGGTCGCGCTCGTTTTATTGAGGACACCTTAGAGGAGCTATTTAAAGTCGGTGTCTCGCAATATGTGATTCTCGGCGCGGGATTGGACACCTTTGTCCAACGTAATCCAGAAATGGCAGCGCAGATGCATGTCTTTGAAGTCGATCAACCGGGACCTCAAGTCTGGAAACAAGAACGCCTTCGTGAAATGGGGTTGCCCACTCCGCCAACCCTACACTTTGTGCCCGTGGATTTTGAAGCCGGCGAATCATGGTGGGATCATCTTCTTGCGGCTGGCTTTGACACCCAAAAGCCGGCGTTTATCGTCTCGACGGGAGTCTCAATGTATTTGAGCAAAGAGACCAACCGAACAACTTTGCAACAACTAGCAAAGCTAGCTCCCGGTTCCACCTTTGCAATGACATTTATGATGGCATTGGATCTTCTTCCCGCTCCTGAGCGGAACATCATGGAGTTTGTGATGAAGAAGGCTGCCGAATCACAGACACCCTTTCTAAGTCTATTTACACCGCCTGAGATTTTAGCCTTGGCTAAGGACGCTGGATTTAAGCAGGCTGAGTATGTCTCGGCTCAAGACATTTACCTGCGTTACTTCTCGCAACGCAGTGACGGACTGAATGCCGGCACGGCTGAAGCCTTCCTTTTAGCTCACACCTAAGCAAATTACGAGT is a window of Bdellovibrio sp. ArHS DNA encoding:
- a CDS encoding P1 family peptidase; amino-acid sequence: MKYNFRPGTRNRITDVDSIRVGQAEDTQVWSGVSVILFDTPAVAAVDVRGGAPGTRDTDALNPSCLVDRVDAIVLSGGSVFGLGASSAVTDTLASRGIGFPIGPARAPIVPSAVLFDLLNGGNKSWGEKSPYWNLGRSALDAASLDFKLGNAGAGFGAKAGPFKGGLGSASSISGDGLQIGAIVAVNCVGSAVMPGQSSFWAWPFEQNNELGGQPIPTSAIDFNSAAEAWTGSPLDSLTNQAGENTTIGVVATNARLTKAEAQRVAIMAQDGYARSIRPVHTPFDGDTVFAASTGTWGADIQERADLVNRIGLVAADCLARAVARGVYEATALGALPAYRDVHGKNLRVK
- a CDS encoding class I SAM-dependent methyltransferase is translated as MYKNDVAPEHTAVRVALWRALHVLIDPPPHVFTDEIGARIVAENDWGQRQDMAPDFSKSMRASIVGRARFIEDTLEELFKVGVSQYVILGAGLDTFVQRNPEMAAQMHVFEVDQPGPQVWKQERLREMGLPTPPTLHFVPVDFEAGESWWDHLLAAGFDTQKPAFIVSTGVSMYLSKETNRTTLQQLAKLAPGSTFAMTFMMALDLLPAPERNIMEFVMKKAAESQTPFLSLFTPPEILALAKDAGFKQAEYVSAQDIYLRYFSQRSDGLNAGTAEAFLLAHT
- a CDS encoding PrpF domain-containing protein, with the protein product MTLPSYPCTYMRGGTSRALIFQESDLPGHRADWDDIFLRALGSPDVYGRQLNGMGGGISSLSKVAILKPSSREDADVEYTFAQVSVTERKVDYKGNCGNISSAIGPYCVFNKWVKGEGSEAHVRIFNTNTQKVIHSRFPLHNDEVIFTGDLQIPGVSGTGAPIQLEFLDPGGATTGRLLPTGQTQDLLKTSQGQSLRASMIDAANACVFVLAKDLGLRGNEAPEELNRPDLLQKLEDLRLQASVTMGIAANTEEAKQSIAIPYLGLVSEAYETGMDFSLRVIASGQPHKALPLTVSLCAAVTAKLPGSLIYEILKSKDQNEIRIGMPSGILTLNAKVEKRHSQWVALSGSFYRTAKILFTGRVYV
- a CDS encoding TfoX/Sxy family DNA transformation protein; its protein translation is MAKEPQELKWVEELLPEGDYRRKAMFGGFIYYIDEKAVLLIFETEGGSRTYKGKKYDFDLWNGCMFPVDKEFQAEALNLCPFLTPHPILPKWLYLPLHTENFDEHVTTALKQVLRPHSFWGSIPKAKNKKKAPKDPLQEVSVRMDTRYPRMFSDEPAAEVLKRAHKISDLKNLGAESEKQFHAAGIKTAQQFIKLGWKKTLLKLIAVHPKHRHSLYAYALIGALTNTEFTQISQAEKDEAREFVRSLKPAKKPIKKKFVKKKSKPK
- a CDS encoding M23 family metallopeptidase, which codes for MKNPLTLLSFFIILSLSPFAFAKKKVNLRGVYDVKIYQGPDRLYEDHDDHVARDPREQSPPEKDFPTDKGLCTAPRVASDCCNYKIYDSSVNKEVTYKGPKSVFSNETTARNWAAKLYPQLPFFLPFNGTEVSLIQGWYYDSGEAHSGIDSWRDTVQEGVDVAFDIVAVAPGRVITKQWDNWFGNIVVIEHVAKNGAKYRSMYMHLRNGYTHDLNAASAIIALDPNANDSWAKYVRYTRAHTSNLYWGEESHTIAINVGDWVNTGQYIGKSGNTGAGGIGTGLNDDGSPMDSVRANNHLHFMLAVPSPKKSSEWIFVDPFAVYAQMNTGCYAPLKAINFPRFFAPYFPDFHNVSWNLVDFYKGYYSNMGLGLQSLSVYSSSGSIKAAGSFDEKVTGPWAAEGWLTANDFNKAVHAYDLKGLRPRELQVQVHNGQPRLTALWQPHLGLPYYVFTNMNDADFQTKYDYLVGTQGYRIEDYSAYPLGGTRRHAAIFVQDGLEFQLLQGLDQPQYLTKSSELLLQGWKSVSVTAGTFAKGDRFGGVLMKMPGEWQTAVDLTGASYQNKYDEMSQQGFRLWKVQAYSGGTKFGAIWMK